In Kitasatospora sp. NA04385, a single genomic region encodes these proteins:
- a CDS encoding GntR family transcriptional regulator: MPKQDPPYLRIADHLRRRVLGGEWKVGERLPSRAKMAKSYDVGTNVVQRAQEVLIAEGLLEGKTGSGTYLRVPEPRLPLVRTRAVEAFPAAPGPGGEWESETAALVPADEEVAQRLRIEPGALVVHTRYEFLLERRIVQLADSWEPMALTDRSPVTMPGYGPMHGRTVVARMASIGIRVVRALERPRPARATAEQATLLGIGSGDPVTVIERTYLDDSGRPVETADLVIPDSRWEICYELPVEAPGE, translated from the coding sequence ATGCCCAAACAGGACCCTCCGTACCTCCGCATCGCGGACCACCTGCGCCGCCGGGTGCTGGGCGGGGAGTGGAAGGTCGGCGAGCGGCTGCCGTCCCGGGCCAAGATGGCCAAGAGCTACGACGTGGGGACGAACGTGGTCCAGCGGGCCCAGGAGGTGCTCATCGCCGAGGGCCTGCTGGAGGGCAAGACCGGCTCGGGCACCTACCTGCGCGTCCCGGAGCCGCGCCTGCCGCTGGTGCGCACCCGGGCGGTGGAGGCCTTCCCGGCCGCGCCGGGGCCGGGCGGCGAGTGGGAGTCGGAGACCGCGGCGCTCGTCCCGGCCGACGAGGAGGTGGCGCAGCGGCTGCGGATCGAGCCCGGCGCGCTGGTGGTGCACACCAGGTACGAGTTCCTGCTGGAGCGCCGGATCGTCCAACTCGCCGACTCCTGGGAGCCGATGGCGCTCACCGACCGGAGCCCCGTGACGATGCCCGGGTACGGCCCGATGCACGGCCGGACGGTGGTGGCCCGGATGGCCTCGATCGGGATCCGGGTGGTGCGGGCGCTGGAGCGGCCGCGCCCCGCGCGGGCGACGGCGGAGCAGGCCACGCTGCTCGGGATCGGTTCGGGCGATCCGGTGACGGTGATCGAGCGGACGTATCTGGACGACTCCGGGCGGCCGGTGGAGACCGCGGATCTCGTCATTCCGGATTCCCGCTGGGAGATCTGCTACGAGCTGCCGGTGGAAGCGCCCGGGGAGTAA
- a CDS encoding 1-acyl-sn-glycerol-3-phosphate acyltransferase produces the protein MARRSNARFGNADYGIWYRFAAVLVKPVTNALAKAEWRGWEHLPEKTGFIAAVNHNSVIDPVFYAHWQYNSGRPPRILAKSSLFSVPFIGFMLRKTGQIPVFRESTDAAEAFRAAIDAVNGGQCVQFYPEGTLTRDPDLWPMTGKSGAARVALMTGAPVIPVAHWGAHEIIPPYGKGRGKYRPFPRHRVVVAAGPAVDLSKYQGQEITAQVLKEATDDIMAAITAVLEGIRGEQAPKERYDMRRAARERAAAAQAKRERAAEEGGR, from the coding sequence GTGGCCCGCCGCTCTAACGCCAGGTTCGGAAACGCCGACTACGGGATCTGGTACCGCTTCGCGGCGGTGCTCGTGAAGCCGGTGACCAACGCCCTGGCAAAGGCGGAGTGGCGCGGCTGGGAGCACCTGCCCGAGAAGACCGGGTTCATCGCCGCGGTGAACCACAACTCGGTGATCGACCCGGTGTTCTACGCGCACTGGCAGTACAACTCGGGCCGCCCGCCGCGGATCCTCGCCAAGTCCTCGCTGTTCTCGGTGCCGTTCATCGGCTTCATGCTGCGCAAGACCGGCCAGATCCCGGTGTTCCGGGAGTCCACCGACGCCGCCGAGGCGTTCCGGGCCGCGATCGACGCGGTCAACGGCGGCCAGTGCGTGCAGTTCTACCCGGAGGGCACCCTCACCCGGGACCCGGACCTGTGGCCGATGACCGGCAAGAGCGGCGCGGCCCGGGTCGCGCTGATGACCGGCGCGCCGGTGATCCCGGTGGCGCACTGGGGCGCGCACGAGATCATCCCGCCGTACGGGAAGGGCCGGGGCAAGTACCGCCCGTTCCCGCGGCACCGGGTCGTGGTGGCGGCCGGCCCCGCGGTCGACCTGAGCAAGTACCAGGGGCAGGAGATCACCGCCCAGGTGCTCAAGGAGGCCACCGACGACATCATGGCCGCGATCACCGCCGTGCTGGAGGGCATCCGCGGCGAGCAGGCCCCGAAGGAGCGCTACGACATGCGCAGGGCGGCCCGGGAGCGGGCCGCGGCCGCCCAGGCCAAGCGCGAGCGCGCCGCCGAGGAGGGCGGCCGGTGA
- a CDS encoding D-alanine--D-alanine ligase family protein produces the protein MSIEHTTPNQAAKPRVAIVFGGRSSEHGVSVVTAASVLRSIDRSKYEVLPIGITHEGRWALVGDEPARMAITDGRMPDVDQVAESTEGQVALPLAPGSRDVVWSEPGAAPKVLGEVDVVLPLLHGPWGEDGTLQGLLELSGVPYVGSGVLASAVGMDKEFTKRIIESLGLYAGEYTVLKPREWESEAGRAAARERIAALGLPLFVKPCRAGSSIGITKVKDLADLDAAVEEARRHDPKVIVEKGVEGREIECGVLEFEDGPRASVPAEVLVDGEFEFYDFEAKYIDSSEVRIPADLTGAEQAEIRRQAVEVFEGLGCEGLARVDFFLLADGRWMVNEVNTMPGFTPISAYPKMWEATGVPYAELIDRLLAAALRRSTGLR, from the coding sequence ATGAGCATCGAACACACCACCCCGAACCAGGCGGCCAAGCCGCGCGTCGCGATCGTCTTCGGCGGCCGCAGCTCCGAGCACGGCGTGTCCGTGGTCACCGCCGCCAGCGTGCTGCGCTCGATCGATCGCAGCAAGTACGAGGTGCTGCCGATCGGCATCACCCACGAGGGCCGCTGGGCCCTGGTCGGCGACGAACCGGCCCGGATGGCCATCACCGACGGCCGGATGCCGGACGTCGACCAGGTGGCCGAGTCGACCGAGGGCCAGGTGGCGCTGCCGCTCGCCCCCGGCAGCCGGGACGTGGTGTGGAGCGAGCCCGGTGCCGCGCCGAAGGTGCTCGGCGAGGTCGACGTGGTGCTGCCGCTGCTGCACGGCCCGTGGGGCGAGGACGGCACCCTGCAGGGCCTGCTGGAGCTCTCCGGCGTGCCCTACGTGGGCTCCGGCGTGCTGGCCTCCGCGGTCGGCATGGACAAGGAGTTCACCAAGCGGATCATCGAGTCGCTCGGCCTGTACGCGGGCGAGTACACGGTGCTCAAGCCGCGCGAGTGGGAGTCCGAGGCCGGCCGCGCCGCCGCCCGCGAGCGGATCGCCGCGCTCGGCCTGCCGCTGTTCGTCAAGCCCTGCCGGGCCGGCTCCTCGATCGGCATCACCAAGGTCAAGGACCTCGCCGACCTGGACGCCGCGGTCGAGGAGGCCCGCCGCCACGACCCCAAGGTCATCGTGGAGAAGGGCGTCGAGGGCCGCGAGATCGAGTGCGGCGTGCTGGAGTTCGAGGACGGCCCGCGCGCCTCCGTCCCCGCCGAGGTGCTGGTCGACGGGGAGTTCGAGTTCTACGACTTCGAGGCCAAGTACATCGACTCCTCCGAGGTCCGCATCCCCGCCGACCTCACCGGCGCCGAGCAGGCCGAGATCCGCCGGCAGGCCGTCGAGGTGTTCGAGGGCCTCGGCTGCGAGGGCCTGGCCCGGGTCGACTTCTTCCTGCTGGCCGACGGCCGGTGGATGGTCAACGAGGTCAACACCATGCCCGGCTTCACCCCGATCTCGGCCTACCCCAAGATGTGGGAGGCCACCGGCGTGCCCTACGCCGAGCTGATCGACCGCCTGCTGGCCGCCGCGCTGCGCCGCTCCACCGGCCTGCGGTAG
- the leuD gene encoding 3-isopropylmalate dehydratase small subunit, which yields MEKFTTHTGRAVPLRRSNVDTDQIIPAHWLKKVTRSGFEDGLFEAWRKDESFVLNLPERKGASVLVTGPEFGTGSSREHAVWALQNYGFQAVISSRFADIFRGNSLKNGLLTVVLPQETVEALWALTEADPTAEITVDLEAREVRAEGVTAPFELDDNVRWRLLNGLDDISITLQNEADVAAFEAKRPSYKPRTQPAA from the coding sequence ATGGAGAAGTTCACCACCCACACCGGCCGCGCCGTCCCGCTGCGCCGCTCCAACGTGGACACCGACCAGATCATCCCGGCGCACTGGCTCAAGAAGGTCACCCGCTCCGGCTTCGAGGACGGCCTGTTCGAGGCCTGGCGCAAGGACGAGTCCTTCGTCCTGAACCTGCCCGAGCGCAAGGGCGCGTCCGTCCTGGTGACCGGCCCCGAGTTCGGCACCGGCTCGTCCCGCGAGCACGCCGTCTGGGCGCTGCAGAACTACGGCTTCCAGGCCGTCATCTCCTCCCGGTTCGCCGACATCTTCCGCGGGAACTCGCTGAAGAACGGCCTGCTGACGGTGGTCCTGCCGCAGGAGACCGTGGAGGCGCTCTGGGCGCTGACCGAGGCCGACCCGACCGCCGAGATCACCGTCGACCTGGAGGCCCGCGAGGTCCGGGCCGAGGGCGTCACCGCGCCGTTCGAACTGGACGACAACGTGCGCTGGCGGCTCCTGAACGGCCTGGACGACATCAGCATCACCCTGCAGAACGAGGCCGACGTCGCCGCGTTCGAGGCGAAGCGGCCCTCCTACAAGCCGCGCACCCAGCCGGCCGCCTGA
- a CDS encoding NAD(P)H-dependent glycerol-3-phosphate dehydrogenase, which translates to MGTGSWGTVFAMILADAGCEVTLWGRRQELVDAIDRDHVNRDYLPELVLPAGIRATTDAAEALAGADFAVLSVPSQTLRDNLALWAPLIEPQTALVSLMKGVELGTVKRMSEVVAEVAGVGPERVVVVSGPNLAGEIANRQPAATVVACTDEEVAKRFQKACHTPYFRPYTNTDVVGCELGGAVKNVIGLAVGMANGMGLGDNTKATLITRGLAETTRLGLALGADPHTFAGLAGMGDLVATCSSPLSRNNTFGTNLGRGMTLAETIAATSQTAEGVKSCESVLDLARRNGVDMPIVEAVVDVVHKGRPTQEVLKGLMSRSAKPERR; encoded by the coding sequence ATGGGGACGGGCTCCTGGGGCACCGTCTTCGCGATGATCCTGGCCGACGCCGGCTGCGAGGTGACGCTCTGGGGCCGCCGGCAGGAGCTGGTCGACGCGATCGACCGGGACCACGTCAACCGGGACTACCTGCCGGAGCTGGTGCTGCCCGCGGGCATCCGGGCCACCACGGACGCCGCCGAGGCGCTGGCCGGCGCGGACTTCGCGGTGCTCTCGGTGCCGTCCCAGACGCTGCGCGACAACCTGGCGCTGTGGGCGCCGCTGATCGAGCCGCAGACGGCGCTGGTGAGCCTGATGAAGGGCGTCGAGCTGGGCACCGTGAAGCGGATGAGCGAGGTGGTCGCGGAGGTCGCCGGGGTCGGCCCGGAGCGGGTCGTGGTGGTCTCGGGGCCGAACCTGGCCGGCGAGATCGCCAACCGGCAGCCCGCCGCGACCGTGGTGGCGTGCACCGACGAGGAGGTCGCCAAGCGCTTCCAGAAGGCCTGCCACACCCCGTACTTCCGCCCGTACACCAACACCGACGTGGTGGGCTGCGAGCTGGGCGGCGCGGTGAAGAACGTGATCGGCCTGGCGGTCGGCATGGCCAACGGCATGGGGCTGGGCGACAACACCAAGGCCACGCTGATCACCCGCGGGCTGGCCGAGACCACCCGGTTGGGCCTGGCGCTGGGCGCGGACCCGCACACCTTCGCCGGGCTGGCCGGCATGGGGGACCTGGTGGCGACCTGCTCCTCGCCGCTGTCCCGGAACAACACCTTCGGCACCAACCTGGGCCGCGGCATGACGCTGGCCGAGACCATCGCCGCCACCAGCCAGACCGCGGAGGGCGTGAAGTCCTGCGAGTCGGTGCTCGACCTGGCCCGGCGCAACGGGGTGGACATGCCGATCGTGGAGGCCGTGGTGGACGTGGTGCACAAGGGGCGGCCGACCCAGGAGGTGCTGAAGGGACTGATGTCCCGTTCGGCCAAGCCTGAGCGCCGGTGA
- a CDS encoding HU family DNA-binding protein, with amino-acid sequence MNKAQLVEAVAEQLGGRKAAAEAVDAVLDTMVRAVVAGDRVSVTGFGTFEKVERSARFARNPQTGERVKVKKTAVPRFRPGQGFKDLVSGSKKLPKEGPSVKKAPKGSLTPGKSGVAATPAAKRAATKRAAAAGTAATKKTAAKKTATTAAKKAAPAKTAVKKATTAKTAVAKKTSAAATKKATTAAKKTTTAAAAKKTTATAKKTAPAKKTATRKTTARKSTAK; translated from the coding sequence GTGAACAAGGCTCAGCTTGTCGAAGCGGTGGCCGAGCAGCTGGGCGGTCGCAAGGCTGCCGCAGAGGCCGTCGACGCAGTGCTCGACACCATGGTGCGTGCCGTCGTGGCGGGTGACCGCGTCTCGGTCACCGGTTTCGGCACCTTCGAGAAGGTGGAGCGCTCGGCGCGCTTCGCCCGCAACCCGCAGACCGGCGAGCGGGTCAAGGTCAAGAAGACCGCGGTCCCGCGCTTCCGCCCGGGCCAGGGCTTCAAGGACCTGGTCTCCGGCAGCAAGAAGCTGCCGAAGGAGGGCCCGTCGGTCAAGAAGGCGCCCAAGGGCTCGCTCACCCCGGGCAAGTCCGGTGTGGCCGCCACCCCGGCCGCCAAGCGCGCCGCGACCAAGCGCGCCGCCGCCGCGGGCACCGCCGCGACCAAGAAGACCGCCGCCAAGAAGACCGCGACCACCGCGGCCAAGAAGGCGGCTCCCGCCAAGACCGCGGTCAAGAAGGCCACCACCGCCAAGACCGCGGTGGCCAAGAAGACCAGCGCGGCCGCGACCAAGAAGGCGACCACCGCGGCGAAGAAGACCACCACCGCGGCCGCCGCCAAGAAGACCACCGCCACCGCCAAGAAGACCGCTCCGGCGAAGAAGACCGCCACGCGCAAGACCACCGCGCGCAAGTCCACCGCCAAGTAG